A segment of the Amycolatopsis thermophila genome:
GGTTCTACGGCCGCGGCTGGACCGGCGTCACCCAGGCCGGCCCGGGCGGCACGGCGACCGGGCCGGCGCCGGGCAAGTACGAGCAGGGCATCGAGGACTACAAGATCCTCAAGACCCGCTGCCCGGCGACCGGCACGATCGCCGGCACCGCCTACGCCCACTGCGGCTCGGAGTGGTGGAGCTACGACACGCCGGCGACGATCGCGGGGAAGATGAGCTACGCCAAGGGGCAGGGCCTGGGCGGCGCGTTCTTCTGGGAACTGTCCGGCGACACCGCCGACGGTGAGCTGATCTCCGCGATGAACTCCTGAGGCCATCCGGCCGGGTCCGCGCGGACCCGGCCGGACCGCCGGTGCCGGGGATTATCGTGGCGGAGTGAGGAAGTTCGCCGGGTTCGGAGAGCACGCGGTCGAGTTCTACGACGGCCTCAACGCCGACAACTCGAAGCCGTACTGGGAGGACCACGTCGAGATCTACCGGTCCGACGTGCGGGCTCCGATGGAGGCGCTGCTGGCCGAGCTGACGCCGGAGTTCGGGCCCGGGTTCGGCGACGGGAAGGTGTTCCGCCCGTACCGGGACGTGCGGTTCTCCCGCGACAAGACCCCGTATAAGACGCACTGCGGCGGCGTGATCGAGCAGGGCCGGGGCGGCGGCGCCTACTACGTCGAGGTGTCCTCGGCGGGGCTGCGCGTGGGCGGCGGGTGTTTCCACCTCCAGTCCGACCAGCTGGCCCGGTTCCGGCAGGCGGTCGACACGGACATCCACGGCAAGGTCCTGGAGGACGTCCTGGCCGGACTGCGCCGCGCCGGGTGGACCATCGCGGGCGACGCGCTGAAGACGAAGCCCCGCGGCTACGCGGACGACCACCCGCGCCTCGAGTTGCTCAAGCACCGCTCCCTGTACGCGGTGAAGGCCTGGGAGCCGGACGACACCCTGCACGAGCGCGCGTGCCTCGACCGGGTGCGCAAGGCCTGGCGGCAGGTCCGCGCGTTCAACGAGTGGGCCCGTGACCACGTCGGCGTGAGCGAGAAGCCGCGCCGCTGACGACCGGGCCGCGCTCGGGCGGCGCGGGAGCCAGGGCCCCGGGTGCCCGGCTTCGCCCGCCCCGCCGGCGAGCCCGGCGCATCCCCATACCGGGTGACCTCGCCCCCGGCCGGGCAATCCGGCCTCCGACCAGCCGTGAGGCGGCTCACTGGTGAACCTTTCCTGAACCGTTTGAGAGATCGGTACAGACGTGCGCCGGGTAAGGGACTACGCTATGGGAACGTGAGCCGACGCGCGAAGATCGTTTGTACTCTTGGCCCCGCGACCGCCACGGCGGACAAGGTGCGTGCCCTTGTCGAAGCCGGGATGGACGTGGCGCGGCTGAACTTCAGCCACGGCAGCCACGGTGACCACAAGCAGGTGTACGACCTGATCCGGGAAGCCGCGGCCGAGACCGGGCGCGCCGTGGGCATCCTCGCCGACCTGCAGGGCCCGAAGATCCGGCTCGGCACCTTCGCCGGTGGACCCGTCGAATGGCGCACGGGGGACGTCGTGCGCATCACCGTGGAGGACGTCGCCGGCACCCACGACCGGGTCTCGACCACCTACAAGGGCCTGGCCAAGGACGCCAAGCCGGGCGACCGCCTGCTGGTCGACGACGGCAAGGTCGGCCTGGTGGTCCAGGGCGTCGAGGGCCCGGACGTCGTCTGCGAGGTCACCGAGGGCGGCCCGGTCAGCAACAACAAGGGCGTCTCGCTGCCCGGCATGGACGTCTCCGTCCCGGCCCTGTCCGGCAAGGACATCGAGGACCTGGAGTTCGCGCTCGAACTGGGCGCCGACTTCATCGCGCTGTCCTTCGTCCGCTCGCCCGCCGACATCGACCTGGTCCACCAGGTGATGGACCGCGTGGGCAAGGGCCGCCGCCCGGTGATCGCCAAGCTGGAGAAGCCCGAGGCCGTCTACAACCTCGAGGCCATCGTGCTCGCCTTCGACGGCGTCATGGTCGCCCGCGGTGACCTGGGCGTGGAGCTGCCGCTGGAGCAGGTGCCGCTGGTGCAGAAGCGGGCCATCCAGATCGCCCGTGAGAACGCCAAGCCGGTCATCGTCGCCACCCAGATGCTCGACTCGATGATCAACAACTCCCGCCCGACGCGCGCCGAGGCCTCCGACGTGGCCAACGCGGTGCTCGACGGCGCGGACGCGGTCATGCTGTCCGGCGAGACCAGCGTGGGCCGCTACCCGATCGAGACGGTGCGCACGATGTCCCGGATCGTCGAGGCCGTCGAGGCCGACACCCCGTCCGTGCCGCCGCTGTCGCACGTGCCGCGGACCAAGCGGGGCGTCATCTCCTACGCGGCGAAGGACATCGGTGAGCGGCTCAACGCCAAAGCGCTGGTCGCGTTCACCCAGTCCGGTGACACGGTGCGCCGCCTGGCCCGCCTGCACACGCGCCTGCCGCTGCTGGCGTTCACCCCGGAGGACAGCGTGCGCAGCCAGCTGGCGCTGACCTGGGGCACCCACACCGAGCTGGTCCCGTCGGTGGACTCGACCGACCGCATGATCAAGCAGGTCGACCGCGCGATGCTGGAGACGGGCCGCTACCAGGCCGGCGACCTGGTCGTCATCGTGGCCGGCTCGCCGCCGGGCACCGTCGGGTCGACCAACCTGATCCGCGTGCACAAGCTCGGTGAGGACGACCACGCCTGAGGCCGCCCCGTAGGCTTTCGACCATGACTGAGCTCGCTCGGGACGCGGCCGCGGGACTGGATGCCCAGGAGGGCGCCGGAGGGCAGCAGGTGCTCGACAACCTCGTCGCGCTGCTGGACCTGGAGCGCATCGAGGAGGACATCTTCCGCGGGGTGAGCCCGCCGCACTCGCCGGTGCGCGTGTTCGGCGGCCAGGTCGCCGGACAGGCGCTGGTCGCGGCCGGCCGCACCGTCCCGCCGGAGCGGCACGTGCACTCGCTGCACGCGTACTTCATCCGGGGCGGCGATCCGCGCGTCCCGATCGTGTACGAGGTCGACCGCATCCGCGACGGCCGCTCGTTCACCACGCGGCGGGTGACGGCGGTGCAGCACGGCAAGGCGATCTTCGCGCTGTCCGCGTCGTTCCAGAAGACCGAACCGGGGCTGGAGCACGCGGACGAGATGCCCGAGGTGCCGGACCCGGAGACGCTGCCGACGTACGCCGAGCGCCTGCGGGACTTCCCGCGGCAGGCGCCGGAGGTGCAGATGCGCCCGCGGCCCATCGACGTCCGCTACGTCAACGACCCGCCGTGGGTGACCTGGCAGACCGGAGAGCGTCCGGACCGCAACCAGGTGTGGATGCGCGCGGACGGCGTCCTGCCCGACGACCCGCTGCTGCACGTCTGCGTCCTGACCTACGCCTCGGACATGACGCTGCTCGACTCGCCGCTGGCCCGCCACGGGGTGTACTGGGACCTGGACCGCGTGCTGGGCGCGAGCCTGGACCACGCGCTGTGGTTCCACCGGCCGTTCCGCGCCGACGAGTGGTTCCTCTACGACTGCGAGTCGCCCTCCGCCTCCGGCGGGCGTGGCCTGGCCACCGGGCGTTTCTTCAGCCAGGACGGCAGGCTGCTGGCGACCGTGGTGCAGGAGGGCCTGCTGCGGGTGCTCCCGAAGGACGGCGCGGGCGCCTGAGCGGGCACGCGGTGGGAATCAGCCCAGCGGGCTCAGCGACGGCGTCCGGCGACGGCGGAGGTGCTTGGTCCGCGGCTTCACCACGTCCTCGATCGCCGGCCCCAGGCTGAGCTGCGCCGCCAGGTAGGCCCGGCACGGCGTCCGCCCGCGACGGCGGAACAGCAGGCGCGACCGCCGGCTGCGGCAGACCGGGCAGTGCCCCCGGGCGTCGGGCGCGTGCGTGGCCAGCGTGGCGCGCAGCGCCTCGACGAGGAGGGGGATCTCGCGGACCGCAAGGTCGGCGGCCCGGTCGCGGTCGGCGAGGTCGACCGATCGGCTGAGATCGTCCAGCCTGCGCTGCACGGACGTCTGCAGTGGACCGACGATGGTGTCGCGGTCGAGCACGCCGCCTCCTGGGGGTGGTTCAGTTCGCGGAGGCGACATTACCGCGGCAATCTGCAATTTGCAGACCGCTCATGGCACAAGATACCTCACGGGGGTGAGCCGGCCGGGGCCCGTTTCCGGATTCGGCTGGTTAGATGGAGCGGGTTGTCCACGAGCCGCCAGGGGGGAATGCGCGGGCCGGAGTGGAGGTGCGGACATGAGCCGGGGTCAGGGTCCTACGATTCGCCGTCGGCGGCTGGCGAGCGAACTGCGCCGGCTGCGGGAATCGGCGGATCTCACCATCGACGAGGTGGCCGAGAAACTCGAATGCTCGGCGTCGAAGATCAGCCGGATCGAAACCGGGCACGTCGGGGTCACGCCGCGCGACGCGCGGGACATGCTCGAGCTGTACGGCATGACCGGCGACGAGCGGGAGGCGCTGGTCCAGCTCGCCCGCGAGGCCCGCAAACCGGGCTGGTGGCAGGCCTACAAGGAGGTCTTCACCGGCACGTTCGTCGGGCTGGAGGCCGACGCCAGCTCGCTGCGGGCGTTCCAGGCCCTGCTCGTGCCGGGCCTGCTGCAGACCGAGCAGTACGCCCGCGCCGTGATCCGCGCCATGCGGCCGGACGCCGAGGAGTCCGACATCCAGCGCCGGGTCGCCGCGCGCACCGCGCGCCAGCAGCTGCTCACCGACCCCAGCCCGCCGGAGTACTGGGCCGTCATCGACGAGGCGGTGCTGCACCGCGTGGTCGGCGGCCCGGAGGTGATGGCGCACCAGGCCGACCGGCTGCTGGCCGTCGCGCAGCTGCCGCACGTCACCATTCAGGTGGTGCCGTTCGGCGCGGGCGCCCATCCGGGTATGGAGGGACCGTTCCTGATCCTCGGTTTCCCGGAGCAGGCCGATCCCGATGTCGTGTACGTGGACAGCACTTCGGGTGGTTTTTTCCTCGAGCTGCCCCCCGATGTGCGCCGCTATATCCTGATGTTCGATCATTTGCGTGCGACGGCTCTCAAACCCGACGACTCGGTCGAGGTGATCGCCGCGGCGGCCGAACGTTTTTCCCGATGAGGGTTGCCGGGTGAGCCGTACGAACGTGAGCATTGGGAAGTGAGGAGCGGGGAGAAATGTCCCATGTGGAGCGGGTGACCCCGGTGTGGCGCAAGAGCAGCCACAGCGGCGGCGGGAACGACTGCGTCGAGGTCGCGATGATCGCCGGGGGTGTCGGCGTGCGCGACTCCAAGAACCCCGGCGGGGGCGAGCTGCACGTCTCCGCCGAAAGCTGGCGTGGACTGCTGCGCGCCGTGGGTGCGCTCGACCGCGCCTGAGCAGCCGAACGGACGACCCCTTACGCCGCCGCACAGGGGATGGGGCGGGGTAAGGGGTCGTTTCGCGTCCGGGACGAGGTGTTCGACCGATGCCGGGGCACCGCCCTCAGGACGACTCTGAGGTTCACAAGGGGAACTGAGAGAGCCGGAAGAGGGAACTCCCGATGCGCAACGAGTTGATGTTCGACGCGGTCCTGGCCGAGGTGGCCTACCGCCGTGAGCAGCTGGAGAACGCGGGCCGGCCGGGCCCCCGGTGGTTCGGCCGCCGACGGGCCGCGGTCCGCGTGCCGGAGCAGCGCCGCCCCAGCGCGGCCGAGCTGGTCCGGGCCCGGTAAGGGGCGGGCGTGGTCCGCCCGGAGCGAAAACCCTGTCGGAACTGTCGGTGGGGTACGACAGAATGAACCTCGTGCCCCGCCTCGGTTCCGGAATCCCACTGGTCGCCCGCACTGACGAGATGCGGCGGTTGCGTGCTGCCTTCGCCGCCGCCGAGCGGGGTGAGGCCGGTGCGGTGCTCGTGTCGGGTGACGCCGGGGTGGGCAAGACCCGCCTGCTGACCGAGCTGGCCGAGCACGCCGCCTCGCGCGGCGCGCTCGTGCTCACCGGCCGGTGCCTCGACGTGCGGGAGGGCGGTCTGCCGTACCTGCCCTTCGCCGAGGCGCTGGCCCCGCTGAGCCTGGACGAGGATCCGGTGGTGGCCGAGGCGGTGCGGGTGCGCCCGGCGCTGGCGCGGCTGCTGCCGCAGGGTGCGATGCCGCCGGCGCCGGACGGCGAGTACCCGGGGCCGGACACCTCCGGCGAGCGGGACGTGCCCTACCGGGTGCGCCAGGAGCAGGACCTCGGGCAGCTGCAGCTGTTCGACGCGGTGCTGGGGCTGCTGACGCAGGTGGCCGCGCACCGGCCGGTCGTGCTGGTGCTGGAGGACCTGCACTGGGCCGACTCCTCCAGCCGCAACCTGGTGTCGTTCCTGCTCAACCGGCTGCGGACGCAGCGGTTGCTGGTGGTCGCCAGCTACCGCGAGGAGGACGTGCACCGGCGGCACCCGCTGCGGGCGCTGCTGGTCGAGATGGTGCGGCTGCCCGCGGTGGAGCAGGTCGAGCTGCGCCCGTTCGGCACCGCCGAGGCGCGGGCGTTCGTCGAGGCGCTGGCCGACGGGCCGTTGTCGCCGGAGATCCTCGCGGGGGTCGCGGAGCGGTCGGAGGGCAACCCGTTCTTCGCCGAGGAGCTGATGGCCGCCGGGGTCGAGTGCCGCGATCTCCCGGCGGGGCTGGCCGAGGTGCTGCTGGCGCGCCTGGAACGGCTCTCGCCCGAAGCGCGCCGCGTGGTCCGGACCATTTCCGCGGCGGGCGACTCGGTGGCGCACGCGGCGCTGGCCGAGGTCACCGGTCTGGACGAGCTGGAGCTGGACGAAGCGTTGCGCGAGGCGGTGCACCACCACGTGCTGGTCATCGAGCGCGGTGCTTACACGTTCCGGCACGCGTTGCTGCAGGAGGCGGTGTACGCGGACCTGTTGCCGGGGGAGCGGGTCCGGATGCACGGGGCCTACGCGGCGCGGATCGAGCGCACGCCCCAGGGCCGCGGCCACGACGCGAAGCTGGCGTACCACAGCCTGCGCAGCCGGGACCTGACGACGGCGCTGCCCGCGTTGCTGCGCGCGGCCGAGGAGGCCGAGCGGCTGGGCGCGCCGGGCGCCGCGCTGCGGCACATCGAGCAGGCGCTGGAGATCTGGGACGCGGTCCCGGAGGCCGAGCGGCCCGCGGACGTCGGCGAGCTGAAGCTGCTGCAGGAGGCGTCCTACTTCGCGGCCACCTCGGGTGAGCCGGAGCGCGCCATCGCCTACGGCCGGTCCGCTGTGCAGAACCTGGGGCCGGACGTGCCGGCCGAGAAGGCGGCGAAGGCGTGGCGGCGGCTGGCCGAGGTGCTGCTGAACGCCGAGGGCACGCTCGACGAGGCGCGCGCCGCCATCAACCGGGCGTGGGAGCTGGTCGCGGAGGGCGAGCCGAGCAAGACGCGCGCGTGGGTGCTGGCGACGCGCGCGGCGATCCTGCGCAACGCGGGCCAGTACGAGGACTCCAGCTGGAACGCGCACACCGCGGTCGCCGACGCCCGCGCAGTCGGTGCCACCGGCGCGGAGGCCGCCGCCCTGGTCACGCTGGGGGCGCTGGCCGACTCCGCCGGCGAGCCCGAGGAGGCCCGCGAGCGCCTGCGGGAGGCCGAACGCAAGGCCGTCGAGTCCGGTTCGCTCAACGTCGGGCTGCGCGCGGTGTGCTTCCTCGCGTTCAGCCACGAGGACCTGGGCGAGTACGGCGCGGCGATGGAGATCTACCAGCGCGGCATCGAGCGCGCGGAGCAGACCGGGCTGACCTGGAGCATCTACGGGCTCGAGATGCGCGCCCGGCACCTGACGCTGCGGTACCTCACCGGCGACTGGCCCGCGATGGCCAGCACCAACGCACCCGCGCGGGGGGTGTCCAGCGTGCTGGCGGCGCGGATGACGGCGGCGTGGCTGCCGTTCGCCGTGGCGCGGGGCCGGGTCGCGACGGCCGAGAAGTACCTGGAGGAGCTGCGGCCGCACTGGCGGGCGGAGCCGTTGACGGCGATCGTGAGCGGTGCGACGGGCGCCGAGCTCGCGTTCTGGCAGGGGGAGTACCAGCAGGCGCTGGCCTGGGTCCACAAGGTCACCGACTTCCTGCTGGCCTTCGACGAGGGCTACCTGCTCGCGACCGTCCGCCTCGGCGCACTGGGGGTCGAGGCGGCCGCGTCGTGGGCGGCCACCGCCCGCCGGCGGGGTGACGAGGGTCTGGCCGCCCAGGCGGCCGCGGCGGGGCGGAAGCTGATCGAGCACGTCCGCCACGCCGGCGCGCACGGGAAGCCGCGAGCCCGCACGCTCGGTCCGGAGGGCCGGGCCTGGCTCGCCCGCGCGGAGGCGGCGGCCAGTGGTCTGGACGGTCCGGCCGACCCGTCGTTGTGGGCGGTGGCGGTCGCGGCGTTCGACTACGGCGCGGTGTACGAGCAGGCGGTCTGCCGGTGGCACCACGCCGAAGCGCTGCTGGCCTCCCACGGCGATGCCGGCTTGGCGGCGAAGGAACTGCTGGCCGCGCACGAGGTCGCCGAGCGCCTGCGAGCCGAACCCCTGCGCGACGCGGTGCGCGAGGTCGCCCGCCGCGCGCGCGTCGACCTCCCCGGCGTGGCCCCGGAACCCCGGCCGCGCCCGGTCGTCGACCCACTCACCGGTCGCGAACGGGCCGTGCTGGAGCGCGTGGCCCTGGGCCGGACGAACAAACAGGTCGGCGAGGAGCTCTACATCAGCGAAAAGACGGTCAGCGTGCACCTGTCCCGGGTCATGGCGAAGCTCGGCGCGAGCCGGCGCGCCGAGGCAGTCGCCATCGCCTACGACCGCGGCCTGCTCACCTGAGTGCCGAAGGCGGGTCGCCAGGCCCGGGCGGGGTTCAGCGTCCCGGCACCTTGCCCAGCACGCGAAGCCCCACGGTCATCCCGCGGGCCCAGATCTTCCCGGGCACCACGCGCGGCGGCCGCAGCCGCACGCCGCGCTGCACGGCGATCGACTGCACCTCGGTGTACTTCAGCAGCCCCTCGCGCCCGTTGCGCCGCCCGACGCCGGATTCCTTCATCCCGCCCATGGGCAGCCCGACCGACCCGAACGTCGCCGCGTAGCCCTCGTTCACGTTGACCGTCCCGGCCTTCAGCCGCGACGCCACCGCCCAGCCGGCGGCCGTGCTCCCGGACCACACGCTCGCGTTCAGCCCGTACTCGGTGTCGTTCGCCTGCGCGATCGCCTCGTCCAGGTCCGTGTAGCCGTAGATCGCGACCACCGGCCCGAACGTCTCCTCGCGGTACAGCTTCACGTCCTCGCCGACATCCGTCAGCACCGTCGGCTCGTAGAACAGCGGCCCCAGATCGGGCCGGGCCCGCCCACCGGTCAGCACCGTGGCGCCCTTGGCGCGCGCGTCCTCGACGTGCGCACTCACCGCGGCCAGCTGCGCGGCATTGGTCAGTGAGCCCATGTCCGCGCCGTACCCGAGTTCCGCGCCCAGCTTCAGCGCCCGCGTCTTCGCCACGAACGCCTTCGTGAACTCTTCGCGGATGTTCTCGTGCACGTAGATCCGCTCGACCGACACGCACAGCTGCCCCGCCGACGAGAAGCACGCGGTCACCGCCCCGGCCGCGGCCTTGGCGACGGGCGCGTCCGGCAGCACGATCATCGGGTTCTTGCCGCCCAGCTCCAGCGAGTACCCGGTGAGCCGGCCGGCGACCTTCTCCGCGAGCGCCTTGCCGGTGGGGGTGGACCCGGTGAAGCACAGGTAGTCCGACTCCTCGACGATCGCGTCGCCGATGCGCGAACCCCGCCCCAGCACGATCCGCCACACCCCGGCGGGCAGGCCGGCCTCGGCGGCGAG
Coding sequences within it:
- a CDS encoding DUF2461 domain-containing protein, with amino-acid sequence MRKFAGFGEHAVEFYDGLNADNSKPYWEDHVEIYRSDVRAPMEALLAELTPEFGPGFGDGKVFRPYRDVRFSRDKTPYKTHCGGVIEQGRGGGAYYVEVSSAGLRVGGGCFHLQSDQLARFRQAVDTDIHGKVLEDVLAGLRRAGWTIAGDALKTKPRGYADDHPRLELLKHRSLYAVKAWEPDDTLHERACLDRVRKAWRQVRAFNEWARDHVGVSEKPRR
- the pyk gene encoding pyruvate kinase yields the protein MSRRAKIVCTLGPATATADKVRALVEAGMDVARLNFSHGSHGDHKQVYDLIREAAAETGRAVGILADLQGPKIRLGTFAGGPVEWRTGDVVRITVEDVAGTHDRVSTTYKGLAKDAKPGDRLLVDDGKVGLVVQGVEGPDVVCEVTEGGPVSNNKGVSLPGMDVSVPALSGKDIEDLEFALELGADFIALSFVRSPADIDLVHQVMDRVGKGRRPVIAKLEKPEAVYNLEAIVLAFDGVMVARGDLGVELPLEQVPLVQKRAIQIARENAKPVIVATQMLDSMINNSRPTRAEASDVANAVLDGADAVMLSGETSVGRYPIETVRTMSRIVEAVEADTPSVPPLSHVPRTKRGVISYAAKDIGERLNAKALVAFTQSGDTVRRLARLHTRLPLLAFTPEDSVRSQLALTWGTHTELVPSVDSTDRMIKQVDRAMLETGRYQAGDLVVIVAGSPPGTVGSTNLIRVHKLGEDDHA
- the tesB gene encoding acyl-CoA thioesterase II; translated protein: MTELARDAAAGLDAQEGAGGQQVLDNLVALLDLERIEEDIFRGVSPPHSPVRVFGGQVAGQALVAAGRTVPPERHVHSLHAYFIRGGDPRVPIVYEVDRIRDGRSFTTRRVTAVQHGKAIFALSASFQKTEPGLEHADEMPEVPDPETLPTYAERLRDFPRQAPEVQMRPRPIDVRYVNDPPWVTWQTGERPDRNQVWMRADGVLPDDPLLHVCVLTYASDMTLLDSPLARHGVYWDLDRVLGASLDHALWFHRPFRADEWFLYDCESPSASGGRGLATGRFFSQDGRLLATVVQEGLLRVLPKDGAGA
- a CDS encoding helix-turn-helix domain-containing protein, which gives rise to MSRGQGPTIRRRRLASELRRLRESADLTIDEVAEKLECSASKISRIETGHVGVTPRDARDMLELYGMTGDEREALVQLAREARKPGWWQAYKEVFTGTFVGLEADASSLRAFQALLVPGLLQTEQYARAVIRAMRPDAEESDIQRRVAARTARQQLLTDPSPPEYWAVIDEAVLHRVVGGPEVMAHQADRLLAVAQLPHVTIQVVPFGAGAHPGMEGPFLILGFPEQADPDVVYVDSTSGGFFLELPPDVRRYILMFDHLRATALKPDDSVEVIAAAAERFSR
- a CDS encoding DUF397 domain-containing protein, with translation MSHVERVTPVWRKSSHSGGGNDCVEVAMIAGGVGVRDSKNPGGGELHVSAESWRGLLRAVGALDRA
- a CDS encoding helix-turn-helix transcriptional regulator, producing the protein MNLVPRLGSGIPLVARTDEMRRLRAAFAAAERGEAGAVLVSGDAGVGKTRLLTELAEHAASRGALVLTGRCLDVREGGLPYLPFAEALAPLSLDEDPVVAEAVRVRPALARLLPQGAMPPAPDGEYPGPDTSGERDVPYRVRQEQDLGQLQLFDAVLGLLTQVAAHRPVVLVLEDLHWADSSSRNLVSFLLNRLRTQRLLVVASYREEDVHRRHPLRALLVEMVRLPAVEQVELRPFGTAEARAFVEALADGPLSPEILAGVAERSEGNPFFAEELMAAGVECRDLPAGLAEVLLARLERLSPEARRVVRTISAAGDSVAHAALAEVTGLDELELDEALREAVHHHVLVIERGAYTFRHALLQEAVYADLLPGERVRMHGAYAARIERTPQGRGHDAKLAYHSLRSRDLTTALPALLRAAEEAERLGAPGAALRHIEQALEIWDAVPEAERPADVGELKLLQEASYFAATSGEPERAIAYGRSAVQNLGPDVPAEKAAKAWRRLAEVLLNAEGTLDEARAAINRAWELVAEGEPSKTRAWVLATRAAILRNAGQYEDSSWNAHTAVADARAVGATGAEAAALVTLGALADSAGEPEEARERLREAERKAVESGSLNVGLRAVCFLAFSHEDLGEYGAAMEIYQRGIERAEQTGLTWSIYGLEMRARHLTLRYLTGDWPAMASTNAPARGVSSVLAARMTAAWLPFAVARGRVATAEKYLEELRPHWRAEPLTAIVSGATGAELAFWQGEYQQALAWVHKVTDFLLAFDEGYLLATVRLGALGVEAAASWAATARRRGDEGLAAQAAAAGRKLIEHVRHAGAHGKPRARTLGPEGRAWLARAEAAASGLDGPADPSLWAVAVAAFDYGAVYEQAVCRWHHAEALLASHGDAGLAAKELLAAHEVAERLRAEPLRDAVREVARRARVDLPGVAPEPRPRPVVDPLTGRERAVLERVALGRTNKQVGEELYISEKTVSVHLSRVMAKLGASRRAEAVAIAYDRGLLT
- a CDS encoding succinic semialdehyde dehydrogenase, giving the protein MTSTTASTDEASPGPGTVGGIVGAPTAARAAHLARRAEGGQDSAPVEITAPFTGLPTATLPQATDADVRAVFRQAREAQQAWAARPATERQRVLKRLGDLVLRRQEEILNLVQIEAGKARIDAFDEVSATALVAGYYGRHSAKFLGARRAAGVIPIATKAGEIRHPKGVVGVISPWNYPLALTAMDVLPALAAGNAVVQKPDNQTALSALWLHELAAEAGLPAGVWRIVLGRGSRIGDAIVEESDYLCFTGSTPTGKALAEKVAGRLTGYSLELGGKNPMIVLPDAPVAKAAAGAVTACFSSAGQLCVSVERIYVHENIREEFTKAFVAKTRALKLGAELGYGADMGSLTNAAQLAAVSAHVEDARAKGATVLTGGRARPDLGPLFYEPTVLTDVGEDVKLYREETFGPVVAIYGYTDLDEAIAQANDTEYGLNASVWSGSTAAGWAVASRLKAGTVNVNEGYAATFGSVGLPMGGMKESGVGRRNGREGLLKYTEVQSIAVQRGVRLRPPRVVPGKIWARGMTVGLRVLGKVPGR